catattatatttatataataatatttatattttttaaaaattacatttaataatatttatcttttgcataagtaatataaaaaataatacaaattatGTCCTCTTTAGTAATTTTACAATCTAATGTGATTTTGGTCAACATAATTCATTTTTTCGAAAGcacatttgaaaaaaaatatccaaacaaAATTACATTGACACAAATTCAATTTtgatcaaaattaattttgtaaaagCACATTTATATCAACATCCATTTGTAGACATTAATTCAAACACACACTAATTATACCTGAGTGACAATCTCCTAATAGATTTTATCATTGCGGCTAATTCACCAAATAACTAATGTCCACCAACAGCCTCCATCAAACATGGGAGTGAATATCAAGCATGCCAAGCTTGCATTGAAACTTTGTGATTGGACCTGGAGCTAAGCTCTTTGTATTTGTTCAGAGGTAGGGATGGGTAGCAATTTTAAGGAACCATCTTGGACACGATCCCGAACCATATGATAATCGATCTCGATGTATTTGGTACGTTCATCGAAGACGAAATTTGACGCAATGTGGATCGCTGACTTGTTGTCTCAGAAGAGAGTGATAGGTTTTTCCAATTGTACTTGAAAGTCACAAAAGATATAGGTCAGCCAATGTCCTTTGCAAATAGCTAGAGCTAAAGCTCTATACTCTACCTCAGCTGAAGAGCGTGCCACTATAACTTGTTTTCTACTCTTCTAAGAAGAGATTGAGGATCCTAAGAAGAAGCAAAACCCAGACACTGACCTGCGTGTGTCCGAGCATATTCCCCAATCAAAATCAGAATAGCCAGTGAGGTGAAGGTTTGACTTAGAAGAGAAGAGGATTCCGTTGGCTGGAGCTTAGCTTAATGTCCCCCAAAATGTGCAAACCAGCCTTGAAGTGTTTGATGGTCACACAATCTAAGTATTGGCTGAGTTAGTTAACAGTAAAACTAATATCTGGACGAGTGTTGGTCAAATACAATAGCCTCCGTATAAGTCTATGATAGGGAGTCAAATCATGAAAAGGAGAACTAGATGACTTTGAAAGATGAAAAGTGTAGCGCATAGAATTTGTGGCATATTTCAAATTTGTCAAGCCAAATTGCTCTAAGAGATCAGTTGCATACTTTTGTTGGTATAACATGATGCCTTCTTTGCTCCTGGCAATTTCAAAGCCAAGAAAATATTTAAGATGACTGAGatctttgattttgaatttgacaTCCAATAAAGCTTTAACCTGAGTGATTTTTCTCAAATCATTGCCGGCAAGAACAAGGTCATCAACATAGACCAAGAGGGAGCAAAGGACTTCAATACTGAGCATAGCATGTGATTCCATTAACGACTGGCTTCTTGAGCCCATAGAGGGAGCATTCAAGTTTGCATACATTATTGGGAAGAGCTGAGAGACTTGGGAGGACTTTCATGTAAACAATTTTCGGAAGGTCACCATGAAAAAAGGCTGCATTAACATCTAATTGGTGGA
This sequence is a window from Arachis stenosperma cultivar V10309 chromosome 10, arast.V10309.gnm1.PFL2, whole genome shotgun sequence. Protein-coding genes within it:
- the LOC130957642 gene encoding uncharacterized mitochondrial protein AtMg00810-like, with translation MYANLNAPSMGSRSQSLMESHAMLSIEVLCSLLVYVDDLVLAGNDLRKITQVKALLDVKFKIKDLSHLKYFLGFEIARSKEGIMLYQQKYATDLLEQFGLTNLKYATNSMRYTFHLSKSSSSPFHDLTPYHRLIRRLLYLTNTRPDISFTVN